From Corvus cornix cornix isolate S_Up_H32 chromosome 15, ASM73873v5, whole genome shotgun sequence, one genomic window encodes:
- the GP1BB gene encoding platelet glycoprotein Ib beta chain has product MKSGILLSLLGFLPLVTPLCPVPCKCTTNITDCSSKDLTVENLPVAFRPSAEIIHLGSNRLTSIPNGLFDNLRSLQVVYLQGNPWECTCDILYLRSWLQWQQNRSLYRDVRCSSPAHLEGRIIAYLTEEEIVSTCQHWYCSLALLSQVSLFILLFLQGILVIFIIVYLQKFRKMTAEAWSTTRELDRQVDPRASSSINPYNDD; this is encoded by the coding sequence ATGAAGAGTGGAATTCTCTTGTCCCTCCTTGGCTTCCTCCCACTCGTGACACCCCTATGCCCTGTGCCGTGCAAGTGCACCACCAACATTACCGACTGCTCGTCGAAAGACCTGACTGTAGAAAACCTGCCCGTTGCTTTCCGTCCTTCGGCTGAAATCATCCACCTCGGTTCCAACAGGCTCACCTCTATTCCCAATGGGCTCTTTGACAACCTGAGGAGCCTCCAGGTAGTCTACCTACAGGGCAACCCTTGGGAGTGCACCTGTGACATCCTCTACTTGCGCTCCTGGCTCCAGTGGCAGCAGAACCGGAGCCTGTACAGGGATGTGAGATGCAGCTCCCCGGCGCACCTGGAGGGCCGGATCATCGCCTACCTGACAGAAGAGGAGATTGTCTCCACATGCCAGCACTGGTACTGCAGCCTGGCTCTCCTCTCTCAGGTGTCTCTCTtcatcctccttttcctccagggTATCTTGGTTATCTTCATCATTGTCTACCTGCAGAAATTTCGGAAAATGACCGCTGAAGCCTGGAGCACCACCCGAGAACTAGACCGGCAGGTAGACCCTCGGGCATCTTCTTCAATAAACCCTTACAATGATGATTAA
- the SEPTIN5 gene encoding septin-5 isoform X1, with the protein MDSIIIQERLVERLLSPRTQAQRSHPGKLKDHEKQYVGFATLPNQVHRKSVKKGFDFTLMVAGESGLGKSTLVNSLFLTDLYKDRKLLNAEERINQTVEIIKHTVDIEEKGVKLKLTIVDTPGFGDAVNNTECWKPITDYIDQQFEQYFRDESGLNRKNIQDNRVHCCLYFISPFGHGLRPVDVEFMKALHEKVNIVPLIAKADCLIPSEIRKLKERIREEIDKFGIKVYQFPECDSDEDEEFKQQDRELKESAPFAVIGSNTVVEAKGQRVRGRLYPWGIVEVENQAHCDFVKLRNMLIRTHMHDLKDVTCDVHYENYRAQCIQQMTSKLTQDNRIESPIPILPLPTPDTETEKLIKMKDEELRRMQEMLQKMQQQMQDQ; encoded by the exons gACCATGAGAAGCAGTACGTGGGCTTTGCCACTCTGCCGAACCAGGTCCACCGGAAATCTGTGAAGAAGGGTTTCGACTTCACCCTGATGGTTGCAG GAGAGTCGGGTCTGGGCAAATCCACGCTGGTGAATAGCCTGTTCCTGACAGACCTCTACAAAGACAGAAAGCTCCTCAATGCAGAGG AGAGGATCAACCAGACAGTGGAGATCATCAAGCACACAGTGGACATTGAGGAGAAAGGTGTCAAGCTGAAGCTGACCATAGTGGACACACCAGGCTTTGGAGATGCTGTTAACAACACTGAATG ctggaagccCATCACTGACTACATTGACCAGCAGTTTGAACAGTATTTCCGTGATGAGAGTGGCCTAAACCGGAAGAACATCCAGGACAACAGAGTGCATTGCTGCCTCTACTTCATCTCTCCCTTTGGGCACGG gctgaggcCTGTGGATGTTGAGTTCATGAAGGCTCTGCACGAGAAGGTCAACATTGTGCCCCTGATTGCCAAAGCCGACTGCCTGATCCCCTCCGAGATCCGGAAGCTAAAAGAGAGG ATCCGGGAAGAGATCGACAAATTTGGCATTAAAGTGTACCAGTTTCCTGAGTGTGACTCTGATGAAGACGAGGAGTTTAAGCAGCAAGACAGAGAGCTGAAG GAGAGTGCTCCCTTTGCTGTCATCGGCAGTAACACTGTGGTGGAGGCGAAAGGCCAGCGGGTCCGTGGACGGCTCTACCCCTGGGGCATTGTGGAAG TGGAAAACCAGGCACACTGTGACTTTGTGAAGCTGCGGAACATGCTGATCCGGACACACATGCACGACCTGAAGGATGTCACTTGTGATGTCCACTATGAGAACTATCGAGCTCAGTGCATCCAGCAAATGACCAG TAAGCTGACTCAGGACAACAGGATAGAAAGCCCCATTCCTATCCTGCCTCTCCCAACACCAGACACTGAGACAGAGAAGCTGATAAAGATGAAGGATGAGGAG CTACGGCGGATGCAAGAGATGCTGCAGAagatgcagcagcagatgcaggATCAGTGA
- the SEPTIN5 gene encoding septin-5 isoform X4, with protein MAENQDHEKQYVGFATLPNQVHRKSVKKGFDFTLMVAGESGLGKSTLVNSLFLTDLYKDRKLLNAEERINQTVEIIKHTVDIEEKGVKLKLTIVDTPGFGDAVNNTECWKPITDYIDQQFEQYFRDESGLNRKNIQDNRVHCCLYFISPFGHGLRPVDVEFMKALHEKVNIVPLIAKADCLIPSEIRKLKERIREEIDKFGIKVYQFPECDSDEDEEFKQQDRELKESAPFAVIGSNTVVEAKGQRVRGRLYPWGIVEVENQAHCDFVKLRNMLIRTHMHDLKDVTCDVHYENYRAQCIQQMTSKLTQDNRIESPIPILPLPTPDTETEKLIKMKDEELRRMQEMLQKMQQQMQDQ; from the exons gACCATGAGAAGCAGTACGTGGGCTTTGCCACTCTGCCGAACCAGGTCCACCGGAAATCTGTGAAGAAGGGTTTCGACTTCACCCTGATGGTTGCAG GAGAGTCGGGTCTGGGCAAATCCACGCTGGTGAATAGCCTGTTCCTGACAGACCTCTACAAAGACAGAAAGCTCCTCAATGCAGAGG AGAGGATCAACCAGACAGTGGAGATCATCAAGCACACAGTGGACATTGAGGAGAAAGGTGTCAAGCTGAAGCTGACCATAGTGGACACACCAGGCTTTGGAGATGCTGTTAACAACACTGAATG ctggaagccCATCACTGACTACATTGACCAGCAGTTTGAACAGTATTTCCGTGATGAGAGTGGCCTAAACCGGAAGAACATCCAGGACAACAGAGTGCATTGCTGCCTCTACTTCATCTCTCCCTTTGGGCACGG gctgaggcCTGTGGATGTTGAGTTCATGAAGGCTCTGCACGAGAAGGTCAACATTGTGCCCCTGATTGCCAAAGCCGACTGCCTGATCCCCTCCGAGATCCGGAAGCTAAAAGAGAGG ATCCGGGAAGAGATCGACAAATTTGGCATTAAAGTGTACCAGTTTCCTGAGTGTGACTCTGATGAAGACGAGGAGTTTAAGCAGCAAGACAGAGAGCTGAAG GAGAGTGCTCCCTTTGCTGTCATCGGCAGTAACACTGTGGTGGAGGCGAAAGGCCAGCGGGTCCGTGGACGGCTCTACCCCTGGGGCATTGTGGAAG TGGAAAACCAGGCACACTGTGACTTTGTGAAGCTGCGGAACATGCTGATCCGGACACACATGCACGACCTGAAGGATGTCACTTGTGATGTCCACTATGAGAACTATCGAGCTCAGTGCATCCAGCAAATGACCAG TAAGCTGACTCAGGACAACAGGATAGAAAGCCCCATTCCTATCCTGCCTCTCCCAACACCAGACACTGAGACAGAGAAGCTGATAAAGATGAAGGATGAGGAG CTACGGCGGATGCAAGAGATGCTGCAGAagatgcagcagcagatgcaggATCAGTGA
- the SEPTIN5 gene encoding septin-5 isoform X3, which translates to MSTGMRYKSKLVNPEEKQDHEKQYVGFATLPNQVHRKSVKKGFDFTLMVAGESGLGKSTLVNSLFLTDLYKDRKLLNAEERINQTVEIIKHTVDIEEKGVKLKLTIVDTPGFGDAVNNTECWKPITDYIDQQFEQYFRDESGLNRKNIQDNRVHCCLYFISPFGHGLRPVDVEFMKALHEKVNIVPLIAKADCLIPSEIRKLKERIREEIDKFGIKVYQFPECDSDEDEEFKQQDRELKESAPFAVIGSNTVVEAKGQRVRGRLYPWGIVEVENQAHCDFVKLRNMLIRTHMHDLKDVTCDVHYENYRAQCIQQMTSKLTQDNRIESPIPILPLPTPDTETEKLIKMKDEELRRMQEMLQKMQQQMQDQ; encoded by the exons gACCATGAGAAGCAGTACGTGGGCTTTGCCACTCTGCCGAACCAGGTCCACCGGAAATCTGTGAAGAAGGGTTTCGACTTCACCCTGATGGTTGCAG GAGAGTCGGGTCTGGGCAAATCCACGCTGGTGAATAGCCTGTTCCTGACAGACCTCTACAAAGACAGAAAGCTCCTCAATGCAGAGG AGAGGATCAACCAGACAGTGGAGATCATCAAGCACACAGTGGACATTGAGGAGAAAGGTGTCAAGCTGAAGCTGACCATAGTGGACACACCAGGCTTTGGAGATGCTGTTAACAACACTGAATG ctggaagccCATCACTGACTACATTGACCAGCAGTTTGAACAGTATTTCCGTGATGAGAGTGGCCTAAACCGGAAGAACATCCAGGACAACAGAGTGCATTGCTGCCTCTACTTCATCTCTCCCTTTGGGCACGG gctgaggcCTGTGGATGTTGAGTTCATGAAGGCTCTGCACGAGAAGGTCAACATTGTGCCCCTGATTGCCAAAGCCGACTGCCTGATCCCCTCCGAGATCCGGAAGCTAAAAGAGAGG ATCCGGGAAGAGATCGACAAATTTGGCATTAAAGTGTACCAGTTTCCTGAGTGTGACTCTGATGAAGACGAGGAGTTTAAGCAGCAAGACAGAGAGCTGAAG GAGAGTGCTCCCTTTGCTGTCATCGGCAGTAACACTGTGGTGGAGGCGAAAGGCCAGCGGGTCCGTGGACGGCTCTACCCCTGGGGCATTGTGGAAG TGGAAAACCAGGCACACTGTGACTTTGTGAAGCTGCGGAACATGCTGATCCGGACACACATGCACGACCTGAAGGATGTCACTTGTGATGTCCACTATGAGAACTATCGAGCTCAGTGCATCCAGCAAATGACCAG TAAGCTGACTCAGGACAACAGGATAGAAAGCCCCATTCCTATCCTGCCTCTCCCAACACCAGACACTGAGACAGAGAAGCTGATAAAGATGAAGGATGAGGAG CTACGGCGGATGCAAGAGATGCTGCAGAagatgcagcagcagatgcaggATCAGTGA
- the SEPTIN5 gene encoding septin-5 isoform X5, producing the protein MVAGESGLGKSTLVNSLFLTDLYKDRKLLNAEERINQTVEIIKHTVDIEEKGVKLKLTIVDTPGFGDAVNNTECWKPITDYIDQQFEQYFRDESGLNRKNIQDNRVHCCLYFISPFGHGLRPVDVEFMKALHEKVNIVPLIAKADCLIPSEIRKLKERIREEIDKFGIKVYQFPECDSDEDEEFKQQDRELKESAPFAVIGSNTVVEAKGQRVRGRLYPWGIVEVENQAHCDFVKLRNMLIRTHMHDLKDVTCDVHYENYRAQCIQQMTSKLTQDNRIESPIPILPLPTPDTETEKLIKMKDEELRRMQEMLQKMQQQMQDQ; encoded by the exons ATGGTTGCAG GAGAGTCGGGTCTGGGCAAATCCACGCTGGTGAATAGCCTGTTCCTGACAGACCTCTACAAAGACAGAAAGCTCCTCAATGCAGAGG AGAGGATCAACCAGACAGTGGAGATCATCAAGCACACAGTGGACATTGAGGAGAAAGGTGTCAAGCTGAAGCTGACCATAGTGGACACACCAGGCTTTGGAGATGCTGTTAACAACACTGAATG ctggaagccCATCACTGACTACATTGACCAGCAGTTTGAACAGTATTTCCGTGATGAGAGTGGCCTAAACCGGAAGAACATCCAGGACAACAGAGTGCATTGCTGCCTCTACTTCATCTCTCCCTTTGGGCACGG gctgaggcCTGTGGATGTTGAGTTCATGAAGGCTCTGCACGAGAAGGTCAACATTGTGCCCCTGATTGCCAAAGCCGACTGCCTGATCCCCTCCGAGATCCGGAAGCTAAAAGAGAGG ATCCGGGAAGAGATCGACAAATTTGGCATTAAAGTGTACCAGTTTCCTGAGTGTGACTCTGATGAAGACGAGGAGTTTAAGCAGCAAGACAGAGAGCTGAAG GAGAGTGCTCCCTTTGCTGTCATCGGCAGTAACACTGTGGTGGAGGCGAAAGGCCAGCGGGTCCGTGGACGGCTCTACCCCTGGGGCATTGTGGAAG TGGAAAACCAGGCACACTGTGACTTTGTGAAGCTGCGGAACATGCTGATCCGGACACACATGCACGACCTGAAGGATGTCACTTGTGATGTCCACTATGAGAACTATCGAGCTCAGTGCATCCAGCAAATGACCAG TAAGCTGACTCAGGACAACAGGATAGAAAGCCCCATTCCTATCCTGCCTCTCCCAACACCAGACACTGAGACAGAGAAGCTGATAAAGATGAAGGATGAGGAG CTACGGCGGATGCAAGAGATGCTGCAGAagatgcagcagcagatgcaggATCAGTGA
- the SEPTIN5 gene encoding septin-5 isoform X2 yields MVPEKTRAAQDETSEEQRSGKTPDHEKQYVGFATLPNQVHRKSVKKGFDFTLMVAGESGLGKSTLVNSLFLTDLYKDRKLLNAEERINQTVEIIKHTVDIEEKGVKLKLTIVDTPGFGDAVNNTECWKPITDYIDQQFEQYFRDESGLNRKNIQDNRVHCCLYFISPFGHGLRPVDVEFMKALHEKVNIVPLIAKADCLIPSEIRKLKERIREEIDKFGIKVYQFPECDSDEDEEFKQQDRELKESAPFAVIGSNTVVEAKGQRVRGRLYPWGIVEVENQAHCDFVKLRNMLIRTHMHDLKDVTCDVHYENYRAQCIQQMTSKLTQDNRIESPIPILPLPTPDTETEKLIKMKDEELRRMQEMLQKMQQQMQDQ; encoded by the exons gACCATGAGAAGCAGTACGTGGGCTTTGCCACTCTGCCGAACCAGGTCCACCGGAAATCTGTGAAGAAGGGTTTCGACTTCACCCTGATGGTTGCAG GAGAGTCGGGTCTGGGCAAATCCACGCTGGTGAATAGCCTGTTCCTGACAGACCTCTACAAAGACAGAAAGCTCCTCAATGCAGAGG AGAGGATCAACCAGACAGTGGAGATCATCAAGCACACAGTGGACATTGAGGAGAAAGGTGTCAAGCTGAAGCTGACCATAGTGGACACACCAGGCTTTGGAGATGCTGTTAACAACACTGAATG ctggaagccCATCACTGACTACATTGACCAGCAGTTTGAACAGTATTTCCGTGATGAGAGTGGCCTAAACCGGAAGAACATCCAGGACAACAGAGTGCATTGCTGCCTCTACTTCATCTCTCCCTTTGGGCACGG gctgaggcCTGTGGATGTTGAGTTCATGAAGGCTCTGCACGAGAAGGTCAACATTGTGCCCCTGATTGCCAAAGCCGACTGCCTGATCCCCTCCGAGATCCGGAAGCTAAAAGAGAGG ATCCGGGAAGAGATCGACAAATTTGGCATTAAAGTGTACCAGTTTCCTGAGTGTGACTCTGATGAAGACGAGGAGTTTAAGCAGCAAGACAGAGAGCTGAAG GAGAGTGCTCCCTTTGCTGTCATCGGCAGTAACACTGTGGTGGAGGCGAAAGGCCAGCGGGTCCGTGGACGGCTCTACCCCTGGGGCATTGTGGAAG TGGAAAACCAGGCACACTGTGACTTTGTGAAGCTGCGGAACATGCTGATCCGGACACACATGCACGACCTGAAGGATGTCACTTGTGATGTCCACTATGAGAACTATCGAGCTCAGTGCATCCAGCAAATGACCAG TAAGCTGACTCAGGACAACAGGATAGAAAGCCCCATTCCTATCCTGCCTCTCCCAACACCAGACACTGAGACAGAGAAGCTGATAAAGATGAAGGATGAGGAG CTACGGCGGATGCAAGAGATGCTGCAGAagatgcagcagcagatgcaggATCAGTGA